The following coding sequences are from one Xiphias gladius isolate SHS-SW01 ecotype Sanya breed wild chromosome 14, ASM1685928v1, whole genome shotgun sequence window:
- the slc6a9 gene encoding sodium- and chloride-dependent glycine transporter 1 — protein sequence MEEKQFAGILNGAVPGEPVKKDENSRRGNWGNQIEFVLTSVGYAVGLGNVWRFPYLCYRNGGGAFMLPYFIMLVFCGIPLFFLELSFGQFASLGCLGVWKISPMFKGVGYGMMVVSTYIGIYYNVVICIAFYYFFMSMTNLLPWTYCNNPWNTPDCSGVVSPQFNASLANATTSLVAGVSEVVNRTKRTSPSEEYWKHYVLNISDDIGNFGEVRLPILGCLAVSWCVVFLCLIRGVKSSGKVVYFTATFPYVVLTILFIRGITLDGAINGIKYYLTPQWQKVLDAKVWGDAASQIFYSLGCAWGGLITMASYNKFHNNCFRDSIIISITNCATSVYAGFVIFSILGFMAHNLNVPVSEVADHGPGLAFVAYPEALTLLPISPLWSLLFFFMLILLGLGTQFCLLETLVTAIVDEIGTDWIIRNKTVVTLSVAIAGFLLGVPLTTQAGIYWLLLMDNYAASFSLVIISCIMCICIMYIYGHRNYFKDVEMMLGFPPPLFFKVCWRFISPVIISFILIFTVIQYKPITYNDYVYPGWSLAIGFAMALSSVVCIPIYALYKISKSPGATFRERLKNACRSHPKWGPALQEHRTGRYAPMASEDTVEARPLKEKEELKEELKEEDKEKERRDEISLTIQGSNGSTNTHNNPNPSA from the exons AACGGAGCAGTTCCAGGCGAGCCAGTGAAAAAGGATGAAAACTCCCGGAGAGGGAATTGGGGCAACCAGATTGAGTTTGTCCTCACCAGCGTGGGCTACGCTGTGGGCCTGGGCAATGTCTGGAGGTTTCCCTACCTCTGCTACAGAAATGGAGGAG GTGCCTTCATGCTACCATACTTCATCATGCTGGTGTTCTGTGGcattcctctcttcttcctcgAGTTGTCCTTTGGTCAGTTTGCCAGCCTTGGATGTCTGGGAGTCTGGAAGATTAGCCCTATGTTCAAAG GTGTGGGCTACGGCATGATGGTGGTGTCCACCTACATTGGGATCTATTACAATGTGGTCATTTGCATTGCATTTTACTACTTTTTCATGTCCATGACAAACCTGCTGCCATGGACCTACTGCAACAACCCCTGGAACACGCCGGACTGCAGCGGGGTGGTGAGCCCCCAGTTCAACGCCAGCCTGGCTAACGCTACCACCAGCCTGGTGGCAGGGGTGTCTGAGGTAGTCAACCGCACCAAGAGGACCAGTCCCAGTGAGGAGTACTGGAA ACACTATGTGTTGAACATCTCTGATGATATTGGGAACTTTGGAGAGGTTCGTCTCCCTATCCTGGGCTGCCTGGCTGTGTCCTGGTGTGTcgtctttctctgtcttatcAGGGGTGTTAAATCCTCTGGAAAG gtggtGTACTTCACGGCCACATTCCCCTATGTGGTTTTGACCATCCTGTTCATCCGTGGCATCACCCTGGATGGAGCCATCAACGGTATCAAGTACTACCTGACTCCACAGTGGCAGAAGGTCCTCGATGCAAAG GTGTGGGGAGATGCCGCCTCACAGATCTTCTACTCCCTGGGCTGTGCTTGGGGGGGTCTCATTACCATGGCTTCCTACAACAAGTTCCACAACAACTGTTTCAG AGACAGCATCATCATCAGTATAACAAACTGTGCAACCAGTGTGTACGCCGGCTTCGTCATTTTCTCCATCCTGGGCTTCATGGCACACAACCTGAACGTCCCCGTGTCCGAGGTGGCTGACCACGGCCCGGGGCTAGCCTTTGTGGCCTACCCAGAAGCCCTCACTCTGCTTCCCATCTCACCACTCTGGTCgctgctcttcttcttcatgcTCATCCTTCTCGGATTGGGGACTCAG TTCTGTCTGCTGGAGACCCTGGTGACGGCCATCGTGGATGAGATCGGTACAGACTGGATCATTAGAAACAAGACTGTAGTCACCCTGTCAGTGGCCATCGCTGGATTCCTACTGGGAGTGCCACTAACGACACAG GCAGGAATCTATTGGCTGCTACTGATGGACAACTATGCTGCTAGTTTCTCTTTGGTCATCATCTCCTGCATCATGTGCATCTGCATCATGTATATTTATG GTCACAGGAACTACTTCAAAGATGTTGAGATGATGCTGGgattccctcctcctctcttcttcaaAGTCTGCTGGAGATTCATCTCCCCTGTCATTATCTCT TTCATCCTGATCTTCACAGTGATTCAGTACAAGCCCATCACCTACAATGACTACGTGTATCCCGGCTGGTCTCTGGCTATTGGTTTCGCCATGGCTCTGTCCTCAGTGGTCTGCATACCCATCTACGCCCTCTACAAGATCTCAAAGTCTCCAGGAGCCACCTTCAGAGAG CGGTTGAAGAACGCCTGCCGATCACATCCAAAGTGGGGCCCTGCCCTGCAGGAGCACCGGACAGGCCGCTACGCCCCCATGGCCTCTGAAGACACTGTGGAGGCTCGTCCCCtcaaggagaaggaggagctgaaggaggagctgaaggaggaggacaaggagaaggagaggagggatgaaATCAGCCTCACCATCCAGGGAAGCAACGGCTCCACCAATACACACAACAACCCCAACCCCAGCGCATAG